A region of Paludisphaera rhizosphaerae DNA encodes the following proteins:
- a CDS encoding cytochrome C assembly family protein, protein MDRLQILCFAGTYVLALAVELARVFVRSPLRWYAGVGLTFLGWVVQTLYLANLAMARNELLPVTSAFESVMVLSWVVALIGLYLMLHWPRQVAVGFFTLPLALGLIAGAAWFVPRTVGREWDGATAFWGTIHGMFLLAGAVCASLAFAAGLMYLAQMRRLKSKPVRRFGFSLPSLEQSERVNRGAVVAAFPLLTAGLVIGVLLSVSELRKAKGGGASLGVPWYDPKVLSALGMWLVFAVLLHARFRPSMRGRTVMMLTIAAFAFLVFTWVGVEALRLPTAHGAARTASAGGAP, encoded by the coding sequence ATGGACCGGCTCCAGATCCTGTGTTTCGCCGGGACGTACGTGCTCGCGCTGGCGGTCGAGCTGGCGAGGGTCTTCGTGCGCAGTCCGCTGCGGTGGTATGCGGGGGTGGGGCTGACGTTCCTGGGCTGGGTGGTGCAGACCTTGTATCTGGCCAACCTGGCGATGGCTCGCAACGAGCTGCTGCCGGTGACCTCGGCGTTCGAGTCGGTCATGGTGCTCTCCTGGGTCGTGGCGCTGATCGGGCTCTACCTGATGCTGCACTGGCCGAGGCAGGTGGCGGTGGGGTTCTTCACGCTGCCGCTGGCGCTCGGGTTGATCGCGGGGGCCGCCTGGTTCGTGCCGAGGACGGTGGGTCGCGAGTGGGACGGAGCGACCGCCTTCTGGGGGACGATCCACGGGATGTTCCTGCTGGCGGGGGCCGTCTGCGCGTCGCTGGCGTTCGCGGCCGGGCTGATGTACCTTGCCCAGATGCGTCGGCTGAAGTCGAAACCGGTGCGACGGTTCGGGTTCTCGCTGCCGAGCCTCGAACAATCCGAGCGGGTCAATCGGGGGGCGGTCGTGGCGGCCTTCCCGCTGCTGACGGCCGGGCTGGTGATTGGAGTCCTCCTGAGCGTATCGGAGCTTCGCAAGGCGAAGGGCGGGGGAGCGTCGCTGGGGGTGCCGTGGTACGATCCGAAAGTCCTGAGTGCGTTGGGGATGTGGCTGGTGTTCGCGGTCCTCTTGCACGCCCGGTTCCGACCCTCGATGCGGGGCCGGACGGTGATGATGCTGACGATCGCGGCGTTCGCCTTCCTGGTCTTCACCTGGGTGGGAGTGGAAGCTCTGCGGCTGCCGACCGCCCACGGCGCGGCCAGGACGGCCTCGGCGGGGGGGGCTCCGTAA
- a CDS encoding DUF2239 family protein yields the protein MDEPQTYTAFAGVGRIASGDLATMLRGVKTYLEGEKPEPVLIFEDATGKQVDFDFRGTEQDVLDRAEAGTPKPGPGRPKLGVVAREVTLLPRHWDWLERQRGGASAALRRLVDEARKREPGREKARLIREAASKVMWSVAGNLPDFEEASRALFAPDPDRFDALIAAWPADLREHFCKLSREAARLEAEDGSAGS from the coding sequence ATGGACGAGCCCCAGACCTATACCGCCTTCGCCGGAGTGGGGCGGATCGCCTCGGGCGACCTGGCGACGATGCTGCGGGGGGTGAAGACGTACCTGGAGGGCGAGAAGCCGGAACCTGTTCTGATTTTCGAGGATGCGACGGGCAAGCAGGTGGATTTCGACTTCCGGGGGACGGAGCAGGACGTCCTGGACCGGGCGGAGGCCGGGACGCCGAAGCCGGGACCGGGACGGCCGAAGCTGGGGGTGGTGGCGCGGGAGGTCACGTTGCTTCCTCGGCACTGGGACTGGCTGGAGCGTCAGCGGGGAGGGGCGTCGGCGGCCTTGCGGAGATTGGTGGACGAGGCTCGCAAGCGGGAGCCCGGGCGAGAGAAGGCCCGGCTGATTCGCGAGGCCGCCAGCAAGGTCATGTGGTCGGTCGCTGGCAACCTGCCGGACTTCGAGGAAGCTTCGCGAGCCCTGTTCGCCCCCGACCCCGACCGCTTCGACGCCCTGATCGCCGCCTGGCCTGCCGACCTCCGCGAGCACTTCTGCAAACTCTCGCGAGAAGCGGCCCGGCTGGAGGCGGAGGATGGATCGGCCGGTTCGTGA